Proteins co-encoded in one Pongo pygmaeus isolate AG05252 chromosome 23, NHGRI_mPonPyg2-v2.0_pri, whole genome shotgun sequence genomic window:
- the SRRD gene encoding SRR1-like protein isoform X2: MPSNCIWGPALSETINRCLTKHLEQLKAPVGTLSDIFGNLHLDSLPEESDVAPDSIPRETLVTGTCHLKCVCYGIGNFATCIIARNQLTFLLLLLEKCQIPRSHCWVYDPLFSQLETDVLNTLGVTVLSENEEGKRSIRGEPTIFYMLHCGTALYNNLLWSNWSVDALSKMVIIGNSFKGLEERLLARILQKNYPYIAKILKGLEELEFPQTSQYMDIFNDTSVHWFPVQKLEQLSTDIWEFREEPDYQDCEDLEIIRKKREDPSATD, translated from the exons ATGCCCTCTAACTGCATTTGGGGGCCTGCTCTTTCAGAAACCATCAATAGATGTCTCACAAAACATCTGGAACAACTGAAGGCCCCTGTGGGGACTCTTTCGGACATCTTTGGAAACCTGCATCTTGACTCATTGCCAGAGGAGTCAGATGTGGCCCCTGATTCTATCCCAAGAGAGACCCTGGTCACAGGAACCTGCCATTTGAAGTGTGTGTGTTACGGCATTGGGAACTTTGCCACCTGCATCATAGCTAGAAACCAGCTAACGTTTTTGCTGCTTTTGTTGGAAAAGTGCCAG ATTCCCAGAAGTCACTGTTGGGTATATGACCCTCTGTTTAGCCAACTTGAAACTGATGTACTTAACACCCTTGGTGTGACTGTTCTCAGTGAGAACGAG GAAGGGAAACGGAGTATTCGCGGGGAGCCTACCATCTTTTACATGCTCCATTGTGGGACGGCCTTGTACAACAATCTTTTATGGAGTAACTGGTCAGTAGATGCCCTTTCTAAGATGGTCATCATTGGGAACAGTTTCAAAGGACTTGAGGAGAG gttGTTGGCAAGGATTCTGCAGAAAAATTATCCCTACATTGCAAAG ATTTTAAAAGGACTGGAGGAGCTTGAGTTTCCTCAGACTTCACAATACATGGACATATTTAATGATACCTCTGTCCACTGGTTCCCTGTGCAAAAGCTAGAACAGCTCTCCACAGATATTTGGGAGTTTCGGGAAGAACCAGATTATCAGGACTGTGAGGACCTTGAAATCatcaggaagaagagagaagatccttCTGCTACTGACTGA